In Aspergillus nidulans FGSC A4 chromosome II, the genomic stretch TAGTAATCCACCTTTAGACTCTGGATGTGTTTAGGCTTTCCTGTTCCGAAGATCTGAAGTACTGGCGTCCACGCCCGAGGCAACTGGCTGTTCGTTATCCCCTAGGAATAAACTtccctcttcttgttccagttTGGATGCGGCGTCGAGAACAGCCTGCTGCGCAAGCTCCTCCACCGCGCTAGCTTCCTTGTTATGCTCCTTAAGTTTCTCTGCCACCTTGGATTGCTCTTTCTGAGGACGGAAGCGCTTCATCACAGTTTCAATCATCTTTGAGAACCAGTAGTagttgaggctgttgaggattAGGTTGGAGGTGACGTACGTGGCGACCAACCAGGTAGGAACGCCGACGGCCGTGTGCTTGGAGTATTTGGTTATTTCGGCATTCGCCTTAATGCAGGCTTCGTTGATACAGAGTGAGCCATCGTCGCGGGTCTGGAAGATTTGAGCCGTGATGTTAACGGGGTCTagcggcgaggaagagcCAGCGGACCAAGTCTGTCTGAGAGCAGCAAACATGTCCATGTATACGAGGACGGACTGCCAAGTTCCCCAGATGAGACGACAACAGAAGAACACGACAAGAAGCGCCATGCCATTGTACCATTGCAACTTAGAGCCGGTCATGTTAACTTTGTCAAGGAACCAGTGGATATTGAGAAAGGGGCTGGAGAGTTCGTAGAGGATAAAGACGGGGGCGTAAAAGTTGACAAACGGTCTCTGCACTATTATCAGTGATAGTC encodes the following:
- a CDS encoding TLC domain-containing protein (transcript_id=CADANIAT00004437), producing MLDPIPPPPEWLREYTEPWAQRFNLPALTDHSHEVIAAFIGYLFIHYVLSPWLSPKLFPRHYPNLNKRTKLNWDVHVVSLVQSSFINAVALWVLFADEERKSMTIGERVFGYTGSCALINSLAVGYFIYDLIISTLYVKMFGIGMLFHAVSALWVFSFGFRPFVNFYAPVFILYELSSPFLNIHWFLDKVNMTGSKLQWYNGMALLVVFFCCRLIWGTWQSVLVYMDMFAALRQTWSAGSSSPLDPVNITAQIFQTRDDGSLCINEACIKANAEITKYSKHTAVGVPTWLVATYVTSNLILNSLNYYWFSKMIETVMKRFRPQKEQSKVAEKLKEHNKEASAVEELAQQAVLDAASKLEQEEGSLFLGDNEQPVASGVDASTSDLRNRKA